The Carassius gibelio isolate Cgi1373 ecotype wild population from Czech Republic chromosome A24, carGib1.2-hapl.c, whole genome shotgun sequence genome window below encodes:
- the LOC127945989 gene encoding CCAAT/enhancer-binding protein delta — translation MSVSDSPPSSICMFALHHQSSSSQDSGLYGQHMVFPKTPDGRSMEQMMGFVPYSSCVTPSSSEREDFSQFVLPPPASTLHPSGQKRSPSKDSVEYRQRRERNNIAVRKSRDKARRRVQMTQQRALQLQDENQRLQLHIQHLSHEVDSLRHYLSQRHQQVREQDTAGEDVC, via the exons ATGTCCGTCTCCGACAGTCCTCCGTCCTCCATCTGTATGTTTGCTCTCCATCATCAGTCCTCCAGCTCTCAGGACTCGGGTCTGTACGGTCAGCACATGGTCTTCCCCAAAACACCAGACGGCCGGAGCATGGAGCAGATGATGGGCTTCGTCCCGTACTCCTCGTGTGTGACCCCCAGCAGCTCGGAGCGAGAG GATTTTTCGCAGTTCGTTCTGCCGCCCCCGGCGTCCACCCTGCATCCGTCCGGACAGAAGCGCAGCCCGAGCAAAGACAGCGTAGAGTACCGTCAGCGCCGAGAGCGCAACAACATCGCGGTGAGGAAGAGTCGCGATAAAGCGCGGCGTCGGGTCCAGATGACCCAACAGAGGGCGCTACAGCTCCAGGACGAGAACCAACGCCTGCAGCTGCACATCCAGCATCTGTCGCACGAGGTGGATTCTCTCAGACACTATCTGTCACAGCGCCACCAACAGGTCAGAGAGCAGGACACCGCCGGAGAGGACGTCTGCTGA